The Sporosarcina luteola genome contains a region encoding:
- a CDS encoding peptide chain release factor 3 gives MEKPIHEEIASRRTFAIISHPDAGKTTMTEKLLYFGGAIRDAGTVKGKKTGKYATSDWMEIEKQRGISVTSSVLQFDYDGKRVNILDTPGHEDFSEDTYRTLMAVDAAVMMVDSAKGIEPQTIKLFKVCRMRGIPIFTFMNKMDRQGKEPLELMEELEEVLEIESYAMNYPIGMGKEFIGVYDRYNNRIEQARVEGDSHFLPLNEEGELAVEHPMTETSYYKQALEDVLLLNEAGNEFDVERVAKGELTPVFFGSALTNFGVQTFLETFLQFAPPPQPRKTKDDQLIGPNSEEFSGFIFKIQANMNPAHRDRIAFVRIVSGGFERGMSVTVPRISKTIKLSQTTQFLADDRETVNEAVAGDIIGLYDTGNYQIGDTVVGGKSNFLFEALPQFTPELFVRVTAKNVMKSKHFHKGILQLVQEGAIQYYKTLHTEEVLLGAVGQLQFEVFEHRMKNEYNVDVHMEHIGSKVARWIENESDVKESMTGQRSMLVKDRYDNLVFLFENDFALRWFGDKFPDIRLYSLL, from the coding sequence ATGGAAAAACCTATACATGAAGAGATTGCATCTCGACGAACGTTTGCAATCATTTCCCACCCGGACGCCGGGAAAACGACGATGACGGAAAAACTGCTCTATTTTGGCGGCGCCATCCGTGACGCAGGTACCGTAAAAGGAAAGAAGACAGGTAAATATGCAACATCCGACTGGATGGAAATTGAAAAGCAACGTGGAATTTCAGTCACGTCTTCCGTGCTGCAATTCGATTACGATGGCAAGCGCGTCAATATTCTAGATACACCTGGACACGAAGACTTCAGTGAAGACACATACCGTACATTAATGGCGGTTGATGCCGCTGTCATGATGGTCGATTCGGCAAAAGGCATCGAACCTCAGACAATCAAGCTATTTAAAGTGTGCCGGATGAGAGGCATTCCTATCTTCACGTTCATGAACAAAATGGACCGCCAAGGGAAAGAGCCTCTCGAACTGATGGAAGAATTGGAAGAAGTTCTTGAGATCGAATCATATGCGATGAATTACCCAATCGGCATGGGCAAAGAGTTTATCGGTGTTTATGACCGTTATAATAATCGCATCGAGCAAGCACGTGTCGAAGGGGACAGTCATTTCCTTCCGTTGAATGAAGAAGGGGAGCTTGCAGTCGAGCATCCGATGACGGAAACTTCTTATTACAAGCAGGCGCTTGAAGACGTTCTGCTTTTAAATGAAGCCGGGAATGAATTCGATGTAGAAAGGGTTGCCAAGGGAGAATTAACCCCTGTGTTTTTCGGCAGTGCCTTGACGAATTTCGGAGTGCAGACATTCTTGGAAACATTTCTTCAGTTTGCACCACCTCCTCAGCCTAGGAAAACGAAGGACGACCAACTTATCGGTCCGAATTCAGAGGAATTCTCAGGATTCATTTTCAAAATCCAGGCGAATATGAATCCGGCTCACCGTGACCGCATCGCTTTTGTCCGGATTGTATCGGGCGGATTCGAAAGGGGAATGTCGGTCACAGTACCACGAATTTCGAAAACGATTAAATTATCACAGACGACACAATTTTTGGCTGATGACCGTGAAACGGTAAATGAAGCGGTTGCCGGGGACATCATCGGTTTGTATGACACGGGGAACTACCAAATCGGCGACACTGTTGTCGGAGGGAAGTCGAATTTCCTGTTCGAAGCGTTGCCGCAGTTCACGCCTGAGCTGTTTGTTCGTGTCACAGCGAAAAACGTCATGAAGTCGAAGCATTTCCATAAAGGGATCCTTCAATTGGTTCAAGAAGGAGCAATCCAATATTACAAAACGTTGCATACAGAAGAAGTTTTATTGGGTGCCGTCGGTCAACTTCAATTCGAAGTATTCGAGCACCGTATGAAAAACGAATACAATGTTGATGTGCACATGGAGCATATCGGCTCCAAAGTCGCTCGCTGGATTGAAAATGAAAGCGATGTGAAAGAGTCGATGACGGGGCAACGTTCCATGCTCGTGAAGGATCGTTATGATAATTTGGTCTTCTTATTTGAAAATGATTTTGCACTTCGTTGGTTCGGTGATAAATTCCCGGACATCCGACTGTACAGCTTACTATAA
- a CDS encoding TerC family protein, translating into MEAILLEYAWVLVVLIALEGLLAADNAVVMAVMVKHLPKVQQKKALFYGLLGAFVFRFAALFMITFLVNIWQIQALGAAYLLFIAIKSLVDRGKDDHDDVKKQRKQSGFWMTVFKVELADIAFALDSMLAAVALAVTLPELGDFHVGGINGGQFVVMLLGGIIGLVIIRFAARQFVVLLEKFPSLETAAFLIVGWVGVKLVVMTLSHPKLQIIDEAFPHSTIWKSIFWGVLLAIAIGGYLTAMARNRKKV; encoded by the coding sequence ATGGAAGCAATATTATTGGAATACGCATGGGTACTTGTTGTATTGATTGCACTAGAAGGGTTACTGGCTGCGGATAACGCTGTCGTAATGGCTGTCATGGTGAAGCATCTTCCGAAAGTTCAACAGAAGAAGGCATTGTTCTACGGCTTGCTTGGGGCATTTGTCTTCCGTTTTGCTGCATTGTTCATGATTACGTTTTTGGTGAACATATGGCAAATACAAGCATTGGGTGCTGCATATCTCTTATTTATAGCGATTAAAAGCTTAGTAGATAGAGGGAAAGATGATCACGATGATGTGAAGAAACAGCGTAAGCAATCCGGTTTTTGGATGACGGTTTTCAAGGTAGAGCTAGCAGATATTGCATTTGCCCTTGACTCGATGCTTGCCGCAGTCGCATTGGCGGTCACTTTGCCGGAGCTTGGTGATTTTCATGTCGGCGGAATTAACGGAGGCCAATTCGTCGTAATGCTTCTAGGTGGAATCATCGGTTTGGTTATTATCCGTTTTGCCGCCAGACAATTCGTCGTGCTATTGGAGAAATTTCCTTCCCTTGAAACAGCCGCATTCCTTATTGTCGGCTGGGTTGGAGTCAAATTGGTCGTAATGACATTGTCACATCCGAAGCTGCAAATCATTGATGAGGCATTCCCGCATTCGACGATCTGGAAATCAATCTTCTGGGGTGTCCTTTTAGCAATTGCTATTGGTGGTTATTTGACTGCAATGGCAAGAAATCGAAAAAAAGTGTGA
- a CDS encoding aldehyde dehydrogenase, which produces MEISREIESKIAFQRNFYDSGVTKTVEFRLDMLRRLQKAIVQKEEEIFEALQKDLGKSQFESYVTEVGFVLSSISFMVKHLRGWMEPESVKTPVHLQPAKSFIVREPYGAVLIIGPFNYPFQLIMDPLVGAIAAGNCVTVKPSEATIHTAKIIKDLLTEIFPQDYVQVVEGGIEETSALIHAPFDYIFFTGSAAVGKIVMKAAAERLTPVTLELGGKSPVIVDQTANLKRAAERIVWGKYVNNGQTCVAPDFVLVHETVKKQLLKELINCIHDFYGEDSVESPDYGRIVNAKHFDRLAEIINKEKSHVVYGGIMDRDNLYMSPTLLDGVSWDGPAMVDEIFGPVLPILSYGNLGEAIQRIRQLPKPLAAYLFSENEQAQDYFLEHLSFGGGCINDTISHVGNIHLPFGGVGASGMNAYHGKASFDLFTHAKSILKRSTKLPVRLGYPPYGNKLAIVRSLLR; this is translated from the coding sequence GTGGAAATTTCTCGAGAAATCGAATCGAAAATCGCATTTCAACGAAACTTTTATGATTCCGGAGTGACAAAAACTGTGGAATTCAGGTTAGACATGTTGAGGCGTTTACAAAAAGCGATCGTTCAAAAGGAAGAAGAGATTTTTGAAGCGTTGCAGAAAGATTTAGGGAAAAGCCAGTTTGAATCGTACGTGACGGAAGTCGGTTTCGTATTATCTAGCATTTCATTCATGGTGAAGCATTTAAGGGGATGGATGGAGCCTGAATCTGTGAAGACGCCAGTACATCTGCAACCGGCGAAAAGTTTCATCGTACGGGAACCATATGGTGCTGTTTTGATCATTGGACCTTTCAATTACCCTTTTCAGTTAATTATGGATCCATTAGTTGGCGCTATTGCTGCGGGAAACTGTGTAACCGTCAAACCGTCTGAAGCAACTATCCATACAGCTAAAATCATAAAAGATCTATTGACGGAAATTTTTCCGCAAGATTATGTACAGGTCGTGGAAGGCGGGATTGAGGAAACTTCCGCATTGATCCATGCACCTTTTGATTATATATTTTTTACGGGCAGTGCTGCTGTCGGGAAGATTGTCATGAAGGCAGCAGCGGAACGTTTAACGCCGGTCACGTTGGAGCTTGGTGGGAAAAGTCCTGTCATCGTCGATCAGACTGCTAACTTGAAGAGGGCTGCGGAACGGATTGTGTGGGGCAAATACGTGAATAACGGGCAAACTTGTGTCGCCCCTGACTTCGTTCTCGTCCATGAAACAGTGAAGAAGCAACTTCTAAAGGAACTCATCAACTGCATACACGACTTCTATGGAGAGGACAGCGTGGAAAGTCCCGATTATGGAAGAATCGTCAACGCAAAACACTTTGATCGACTGGCTGAAATTATTAATAAGGAAAAGAGCCATGTCGTCTACGGAGGCATAATGGACCGTGACAATCTATACATGAGTCCGACCCTCTTGGATGGCGTTTCATGGGACGGGCCCGCGATGGTGGATGAAATATTCGGTCCTGTTCTTCCAATCTTGTCCTACGGGAATTTAGGGGAGGCTATTCAACGTATCCGCCAACTACCCAAACCTTTAGCAGCCTATCTTTTCTCTGAAAATGAGCAAGCGCAGGATTATTTCTTGGAACATCTTTCATTTGGCGGAGGCTGCATTAACGATACCATTTCCCACGTTGGCAATATCCATCTGCCTTTCGGTGGAGTAGGAGCATCCGGCATGAATGCCTATCATGGAAAGGCAAGCTTTGACCTCTTTACTCATGCGAAATCGATCTTGAAGAGAAGTACAAAGCTGCCTGTCCGTCTTGGTTATCCGCCGTATGGAAATAAACTGGCGATTGTAAGGTCTCTACTGCGTTAG
- a CDS encoding efflux RND transporter permease subunit → MKISNFSIKRPVFTIVTMFLVIILGAVSFFKIPVTLIPELNPPVAVVVTNYPGASSTEVSEKLTKPLEASLSTAPGLKSMQSSSQEGANFILLMFDWATKIDDVQLDIMQRIDQVPVPEGANAPRFMKFDPAQFPVIQLSLRTNSEEADIRDIAERLETELRRTKGVASVTVTGKLVEEVQVILDQKKLEDFGLVQSDIVQAIQANNVSMPGEPIETNDGKQLTTRIISSLTTISDFREVTVGINPMTGGKVKVKDIADVAMLEAKATSETRANDQQAVLMSVLQESGANTATVSTAFKDALDRLLTQEEYDGVEADILFDQGDYVKLAVGNIGQSLLLGGLFAMIVLFLFLRGIKSPIIIGIAIPYSVIVTFVLMFFADFSLNIMTLGALALGIGMLVDNAIVVIENIERHIAMGKDRTEAARDGAKEISGAITASTLTTLAVFVPVIFISGLIGQIFTEFALTISFSLFASLVVALTVVPMMASRMLTKPTKNIEARRRRSKTLNRFERSVKWSLRHRALVLVMTLALLVVSGFGLFKVGTEFLPPTDEGFFSISIKMPNGASLSSTKTIVKKIETRLKEEREIDVYVSLIGGTQQSMAQGGSESDRAEMYVKLAPLEERDRSVFEFVDDVQPDVLDLVGEEANVSFEMQTAAGSSPNTLSFTLKDTNEARLNESVAKLDEELRKMDSILEVSNNLQDTVEEIHIEVDREKASDLGLVPYQIAQTVNSITRGQAASQFIDKKENVVSVIVQYDEKYRNSIDKLKQIKLRVASGAFIPLKDVASISIAEGPVSIQRVDQAHSVSFNVKYESSLSLGDVTDKVNGIVKKIELPEETEMSYGGDRELFESAIDDMLMAIVLAVVLVYIVMAAQFESFKYPFVIMFSVPLMVIGVALGLFSTNTPISVTAVIGILVLVGIVVNNGIVLVDYINQRKDAGMSSYDAIIASVKDRVRPILMTALTTILGLLPLALGIGEGTEMNQPMGIAVIGGLISSTFLTLYIVPIIYSLFDRQTRRRAVEVE, encoded by the coding sequence ATGAAAATCAGTAACTTTTCCATAAAACGACCTGTCTTTACGATTGTGACAATGTTTTTAGTCATCATCCTAGGGGCAGTTTCCTTTTTTAAAATTCCAGTGACACTTATACCCGAGTTGAACCCTCCGGTAGCAGTCGTCGTCACCAACTATCCGGGTGCCTCTTCCACGGAAGTGAGTGAGAAACTGACAAAGCCCCTTGAGGCAAGTTTGTCTACTGCCCCCGGCTTGAAATCAATGCAGTCGTCATCACAGGAAGGTGCCAACTTCATTCTGCTCATGTTTGACTGGGCTACAAAAATCGACGATGTGCAACTGGACATCATGCAACGAATCGACCAAGTACCAGTACCGGAAGGCGCCAATGCTCCTAGGTTCATGAAATTTGACCCTGCACAATTTCCGGTAATCCAATTATCGCTTCGAACGAACTCAGAAGAAGCGGATATACGGGATATCGCGGAGCGTCTGGAAACGGAGCTGCGGAGGACGAAAGGAGTCGCCAGCGTTACCGTTACAGGAAAGTTGGTGGAAGAGGTCCAGGTCATTCTGGATCAGAAAAAGCTCGAGGATTTCGGACTTGTCCAATCGGATATTGTACAGGCAATCCAAGCGAACAATGTATCGATGCCAGGGGAGCCGATTGAAACGAATGACGGCAAGCAACTGACGACAAGAATCATCAGTTCATTAACGACCATCAGCGATTTTAGAGAAGTCACGGTAGGCATCAATCCGATGACCGGAGGAAAAGTGAAAGTGAAAGACATTGCGGATGTTGCAATGTTAGAAGCGAAGGCAACTTCCGAAACGAGGGCGAATGATCAACAGGCCGTCCTCATGTCTGTGCTGCAGGAATCCGGTGCAAATACGGCAACGGTGTCTACAGCTTTCAAGGATGCGTTGGATCGATTGCTTACCCAAGAGGAATACGACGGTGTCGAGGCGGATATTCTGTTCGACCAAGGTGACTATGTGAAACTTGCCGTCGGAAATATCGGCCAATCATTATTGCTTGGCGGACTATTTGCGATGATTGTTTTGTTTTTATTCCTCCGGGGGATCAAAAGCCCGATCATTATCGGCATTGCGATCCCTTATTCTGTTATCGTCACATTCGTGCTCATGTTTTTCGCTGATTTCTCGCTCAACATCATGACGCTAGGCGCGTTGGCGCTAGGGATCGGGATGTTAGTCGATAATGCAATTGTTGTCATCGAGAATATCGAACGGCATATTGCAATGGGGAAAGATCGTACTGAAGCTGCAAGGGACGGTGCGAAAGAAATCAGCGGAGCGATTACGGCTTCAACATTGACGACACTCGCCGTCTTTGTGCCCGTCATTTTCATCAGTGGCTTGATCGGGCAGATCTTCACGGAATTCGCGTTGACGATTTCATTCAGCCTGTTTGCTTCCCTTGTCGTCGCATTGACGGTCGTACCGATGATGGCGAGCCGGATGCTTACTAAACCCACGAAGAATATCGAAGCGAGAAGGCGACGTTCGAAGACGTTGAATAGGTTTGAACGATCGGTCAAATGGTCACTCCGCCATCGTGCACTCGTGTTAGTTATGACACTTGCCCTTCTTGTAGTTAGCGGTTTCGGCTTATTCAAGGTCGGTACGGAATTCCTGCCACCAACGGATGAGGGGTTCTTTAGCATCTCGATTAAGATGCCGAATGGGGCATCGTTGTCATCTACAAAGACAATCGTGAAAAAGATCGAGACTAGGCTGAAAGAGGAAAGAGAAATTGACGTTTATGTAAGTCTTATCGGAGGAACGCAGCAAAGCATGGCGCAAGGAGGTTCAGAATCGGATCGGGCGGAAATGTACGTCAAACTCGCACCTCTAGAAGAGAGGGATCGTTCGGTATTCGAGTTCGTCGATGATGTTCAACCCGATGTACTTGATCTCGTAGGTGAAGAAGCAAACGTAAGCTTTGAAATGCAGACTGCAGCAGGATCGAGTCCGAATACATTATCCTTTACGTTGAAAGATACGAATGAAGCGAGATTGAACGAATCGGTAGCTAAACTTGATGAAGAGCTGCGGAAGATGGATTCGATACTTGAAGTATCAAATAATCTTCAAGATACGGTCGAGGAAATCCATATTGAAGTAGACCGTGAAAAGGCATCGGATCTTGGATTGGTGCCTTATCAAATAGCGCAAACCGTGAATTCAATTACACGCGGTCAAGCTGCTTCGCAATTTATTGATAAAAAAGAGAATGTTGTCTCGGTCATCGTCCAGTACGATGAAAAGTATCGCAATAGCATTGATAAGTTGAAGCAAATCAAGTTGAGGGTTGCATCAGGAGCTTTCATCCCATTGAAGGATGTCGCATCGATTTCCATTGCAGAAGGCCCGGTATCGATCCAACGGGTTGACCAAGCCCACTCCGTCTCCTTCAATGTAAAGTATGAGTCGTCATTGTCACTAGGGGATGTGACTGATAAAGTGAATGGAATCGTGAAGAAAATCGAACTGCCAGAAGAGACGGAAATGTCTTATGGGGGCGATCGGGAACTTTTCGAGAGTGCCATCGATGATATGCTAATGGCCATTGTTCTTGCCGTCGTCCTTGTCTATATCGTCATGGCTGCCCAATTCGAGTCCTTCAAGTACCCGTTTGTCATCATGTTCTCTGTACCTCTGATGGTGATTGGGGTAGCGTTAGGGCTATTCTCTACGAATACGCCTATCAGTGTGACTGCTGTCATCGGCATTCTGGTCCTCGTCGGCATAGTCGTCAACAACGGAATTGTTCTCGTTGACTATATCAACCAACGGAAAGATGCTGGCATGTCTTCATATGATGCCATTATCGCCTCTGTGAAGGATCGCGTGCGACCAATACTGATGACCGCCTTGACGACAATACTAGGGCTGTTGCCATTGGCGCTCGGAATCGGTGAAGGGACTGAAATGAATCAGCCGATGGGGATTGCTGTCATCGGTGGGTTGATCAGCTCTACATTCCTAACGTTGTATATCGTTCCAATCATTTACAGTTTGTTCGACCGGCAAACGAGAAGACGTGCGGTTGAAGTTGAATAG
- a CDS encoding UDP-N-acetylmuramoyl-L-alanyl-D-glutamate--2,6-diaminopimelate ligase translates to METEYLFSSLPIKRVEGVLPDIVTDIAVDSRSVNAGGVFVCIKGFTVDGHAFVSKAIANGARVIVAASPVEADLDKVAIVYVEDTSRAVSLLAPRFLNYPSKRMTMIGVTGTNGKTSVSNMLHSVLLHTGEKSAVTGTIGFNLDGVLFETENTTADVLTTQQMIKQAADAGCSTMTMEVSSHGLVEGRLAGTEFDIAIFTNLSHDHLDFHGTMEHYGHAKGLLFAQLGQDLAQPKYGVVNVDDLWGERMKEMTSFPVFTYGVHNDADFRATDVKMTVDSTSFRLDSPAGGFDVTMSLIGEFNVYNALAVIAALYAKGLEMDVILEGLAVIPSAKGRMEKVDTELPLSIYVDYAHSPDAIEKAIQAVLPYKDAESKLIFVIGTGGNRDRVKRPIMAEKASIADYVVLTTDDPRDEAYETILSELEAGMKHTQYACIGDREEAVRHAVSVADEGDVIIFAGKGHEDYQIVGREKLPHSDAEIALDEAEKKFGRGYIEK, encoded by the coding sequence ATGGAGACCGAATATTTATTTTCAAGTTTACCAATAAAGAGAGTGGAAGGGGTTTTGCCCGACATTGTTACGGATATTGCAGTCGATTCACGTTCTGTCAATGCGGGGGGCGTGTTCGTCTGTATCAAAGGATTTACTGTGGATGGACATGCATTCGTTTCGAAAGCGATTGCCAATGGAGCAAGAGTGATCGTGGCGGCCAGTCCCGTCGAAGCCGATTTGGACAAGGTGGCGATCGTCTATGTAGAAGACACGTCAAGAGCGGTCTCTTTGCTTGCACCCCGTTTTTTGAACTATCCTTCGAAACGGATGACGATGATCGGCGTGACGGGAACGAACGGAAAAACGAGCGTCAGCAATATGCTTCATTCCGTGTTGCTCCATACAGGAGAGAAGTCTGCAGTAACGGGTACGATCGGTTTCAACTTGGATGGTGTTTTATTTGAAACTGAAAATACGACAGCTGATGTGCTGACGACACAGCAAATGATCAAGCAAGCGGCTGATGCCGGATGTTCCACGATGACGATGGAAGTTTCGTCTCATGGGCTTGTCGAAGGAAGACTCGCGGGCACCGAATTTGACATTGCGATCTTCACGAATTTATCACATGACCATTTGGATTTCCATGGAACGATGGAGCATTACGGGCATGCTAAAGGGCTTTTATTTGCGCAACTTGGACAAGATCTTGCGCAGCCGAAGTATGGCGTCGTCAATGTGGATGACCTTTGGGGAGAGCGAATGAAGGAAATGACCTCGTTCCCGGTATTTACGTACGGAGTTCACAATGACGCGGATTTCCGGGCAACGGACGTCAAGATGACAGTCGACAGTACTTCATTCCGCTTGGATTCGCCGGCTGGAGGATTCGACGTCACGATGTCGCTCATTGGAGAATTCAATGTTTATAACGCTTTGGCGGTCATTGCAGCCTTATATGCAAAGGGGCTTGAGATGGATGTAATCCTCGAAGGGCTAGCGGTTATTCCTTCTGCAAAAGGCAGGATGGAGAAAGTCGATACGGAGTTGCCGTTGAGTATCTATGTCGATTACGCACATTCACCCGATGCAATCGAGAAGGCTATTCAAGCAGTGTTACCTTATAAAGATGCTGAGAGTAAATTGATATTCGTCATCGGTACAGGTGGCAACAGGGATCGGGTAAAGCGTCCGATCATGGCAGAGAAGGCATCGATCGCCGATTATGTCGTGCTGACGACGGATGACCCGAGAGATGAGGCGTACGAAACGATTTTGTCCGAACTCGAAGCGGGTATGAAACACACTCAATATGCATGCATCGGCGATCGTGAGGAAGCCGTCCGCCATGCCGTCTCGGTCGCTGATGAAGGGGATGTCATCATCTTTGCCGGAAAAGGGCACGAGGACTATCAAATTGTCGGTAGAGAAAAATTGCCTCATTCCGACGCGGAGATCGCATTGGATGAGGCGGAAAAGAAGTTTGGTAGGGGTTATATAGAGAAATAG
- a CDS encoding two-component system sensor histidine kinase NtrB — protein sequence MENGHYLHSKNKYLISSFCFIVLLQLLASPFYNQPLYVLPIAAGALFNLSLFGLLHFGKPNQKLISWLIIVGSNFYIVSLLFVDADFPYLFFLFFPIIMSLVFSDKYLHITMLVLTAIELTVLLQVIGPYFHPTRDAKLVIHFSFLFLIVVLLLFIITVKIGPQMKKLIIEKEVMSITLSSKDGYLDLFFEHAQDAIAVFSLDQKLLAVNPAFEEMYGWKKEECIGKSIQLTPPSEYEGKAERQDYLLQGRSFTNIRSKELRKNGTIFEAETTMAPIYDKNKEIVALSLITRDITEKLQAERMKIEAIKLNAIGEIAATVAHEVRNPMTSVNGFVQLMNEDPDNPYRTYTEIMENEIERINLIANEFLILSKPNIKQRKEIDVENTIIGVIDLFDKELKMRQINCSLFLAEYPSTVFGNEESLKQVFINLMKNSLEAVQDGGTISFYNSIVNNTISITLTDNGHGMDPETFEQLFIPFFTTKDGATGLGLVIAKKIVLDHGGSINFNALRKNGAELNVSFPIYSLNKSIGLATLAD from the coding sequence ATGGAAAACGGTCACTACCTTCACTCTAAAAATAAATATCTTATCAGTTCTTTTTGTTTTATCGTTCTCCTTCAACTACTTGCTTCACCTTTCTATAACCAACCGTTATATGTACTGCCAATTGCAGCTGGTGCTCTTTTCAACCTCAGCCTCTTTGGTCTTCTGCATTTTGGAAAACCGAACCAAAAATTAATTAGTTGGCTAATCATCGTCGGAAGCAATTTTTACATTGTATCCTTGCTGTTTGTCGACGCAGACTTTCCCTATCTTTTCTTTTTGTTTTTCCCTATAATCATGTCTCTCGTCTTTAGTGACAAATACTTGCACATTACCATGCTCGTCTTAACGGCTATCGAATTGACCGTATTATTGCAGGTCATAGGCCCATATTTCCATCCAACTAGAGATGCAAAATTAGTAATCCATTTCAGCTTCTTATTTCTTATCGTTGTGCTGCTACTTTTCATCATCACAGTGAAAATCGGTCCGCAAATGAAAAAGCTGATCATTGAAAAAGAAGTTATGAGTATAACTCTTTCCTCGAAGGACGGTTATTTGGATCTGTTTTTCGAACATGCGCAAGATGCGATTGCAGTGTTCAGTCTTGACCAAAAGCTGCTTGCCGTCAATCCCGCATTTGAAGAGATGTACGGTTGGAAAAAAGAGGAATGCATCGGCAAATCAATTCAGTTGACACCTCCATCAGAATACGAAGGAAAGGCAGAGCGTCAAGACTACCTATTGCAAGGTAGGAGCTTTACAAACATCCGGTCAAAAGAGCTCCGGAAGAACGGCACTATATTTGAAGCAGAAACGACCATGGCACCAATCTATGATAAAAATAAGGAAATCGTAGCATTGTCCCTGATTACTCGTGATATAACGGAAAAACTTCAAGCAGAACGTATGAAGATTGAAGCGATTAAACTGAATGCAATTGGTGAAATTGCTGCGACTGTCGCCCATGAAGTGCGGAACCCGATGACTTCAGTAAATGGATTTGTCCAATTGATGAATGAAGATCCCGACAATCCTTACCGTACTTATACGGAAATTATGGAAAATGAAATTGAAAGGATCAATTTAATCGCGAATGAATTCCTGATTTTATCGAAACCGAATATTAAACAACGGAAGGAAATCGACGTAGAAAATACGATCATCGGAGTGATCGACCTTTTTGATAAGGAGCTGAAAATGCGGCAAATTAATTGCTCACTATTTTTAGCGGAGTATCCGTCAACTGTTTTCGGGAATGAAGAAAGTTTGAAACAGGTGTTCATCAACCTCATGAAAAACTCTTTGGAGGCTGTACAGGACGGCGGTACCATCTCGTTTTACAATTCCATTGTCAATAATACTATTTCCATTACGTTGACTGATAATGGCCACGGTATGGATCCAGAGACTTTCGAACAATTGTTCATACCATTTTTCACGACAAAGGACGGAGCTACAGGACTTGGACTCGTCATTGCGAAAAAAATAGTATTGGATCACGGAGGGAGTATCAATTTTAATGCACTCCGAAAAAACGGAGCTGAATTGAACGTGAGTTTTCCTATCTATTCACTTAATAAAAGTATTGGGCTTGCTACTCTCGCGGATTGA
- a CDS encoding M42 family metallopeptidase: protein MHQFNESRTIELLKRLVETPSPSGFTEKVMQVIADELGEIEVPFTRTNKGAVIATLKGKDDSRHRLLTAHTDTLGAMVKEIKSNGRLKLTMIGGFNWNAVEGEYCHIHTASGKEVRGTILMHQTTVHVYRNSGSAERNADNIEVRIDEKVTNAAETRALGIEVGDFVSFDPRFEVTPTGFVKSRHLDDKASTALLLELIRSLKENGTELPNTTHFYISNNEEIGYGGNSNIPNETVEYIAVDMGAIGDGQTSDEYTVSICAKDSSGPYHYALTRHLTALCEKGSVPYKLDIYPYYGSDASAAIRAGFDVRHALFGPGIESSHALERTHVDSLKATAQLLHAYVVSEMMN, encoded by the coding sequence ATGCATCAATTTAATGAGTCAAGAACGATTGAGCTATTGAAAAGACTAGTGGAAACACCGAGTCCATCGGGCTTCACTGAAAAAGTCATGCAAGTCATCGCTGACGAACTTGGGGAGATTGAAGTCCCGTTTACACGGACGAATAAAGGGGCTGTTATCGCAACTTTGAAAGGGAAGGACGATTCACGCCACCGGCTGTTGACCGCCCATACGGATACGCTAGGAGCGATGGTGAAGGAAATCAAAAGCAACGGCAGGCTGAAATTGACTATGATTGGCGGGTTTAACTGGAATGCGGTGGAAGGTGAGTATTGCCATATACATACTGCCTCAGGCAAGGAAGTCCGCGGGACGATTTTGATGCATCAGACTACAGTCCATGTCTATCGTAATTCAGGAAGCGCAGAAAGAAATGCCGACAATATCGAAGTGCGGATTGATGAGAAAGTGACGAATGCCGCCGAAACGAGGGCGCTTGGCATTGAAGTGGGGGATTTTGTCTCATTTGATCCGAGATTTGAAGTGACGCCAACCGGTTTTGTCAAATCAAGGCATCTCGATGATAAAGCAAGTACGGCACTTTTGTTGGAATTGATACGTTCATTGAAGGAAAACGGAACGGAACTACCGAATACGACTCACTTCTATATCTCGAACAATGAAGAAATCGGTTATGGCGGGAACTCAAATATCCCGAACGAAACCGTGGAGTATATAGCTGTCGATATGGGAGCGATCGGAGATGGACAAACTTCCGATGAGTACACTGTTTCGATATGTGCGAAAGATTCAAGTGGGCCATACCATTATGCGCTGACGAGGCACTTGACGGCTCTTTGTGAAAAAGGGAGTGTCCCGTATAAGCTTGATATTTACCCTTATTATGGATCGGATGCATCTGCTGCAATCCGAGCGGGCTTCGATGTTAGACATGCACTGTTCGGTCCGGGAATTGAATCTTCCCATGCACTGGAGAGGACTCATGTCGACTCCTTGAAAGCGACAGCACAATTATTGCATGCTTATGTAGTATCCGAAATGATGAATTGA